A single genomic interval of Trichosurus vulpecula isolate mTriVul1 chromosome 6, mTriVul1.pri, whole genome shotgun sequence harbors:
- the LOC118853297 gene encoding LOW QUALITY PROTEIN: zinc finger FYVE domain-containing protein 26-like (The sequence of the model RefSeq protein was modified relative to this genomic sequence to represent the inferred CDS: inserted 2 bases in 2 codons; substituted 1 base at 1 genomic stop codon), whose amino-acid sequence MKLVGGQSNPTGPYSSVCHKWSHKEEVKIHCCETVSSSISSCLFRCGQPNTPQRLAWIWLLMLEKWLEWDRKFPLSTLWRRTEFLLLSEDLQNNIPEDILKELYEAIPQDDIGPLTDSIRKGENWAPQLGTKGVSTLWDLLWQAPPQAHALLDLLLGEDNGIEACGWPLQKPLIDFNQKAPKSLKGPSPIPSGVAYAISGTLRTLRCPAEPLGVEWHLLCKELLRACETEGGLLQEEQLFGCMIRRASWSLVAVCGSIYAEQVKEKPLGSKTLGKLPSEHLDPEKAMLTLFSNPNTTQAWKMAYFYCLRSHKHLLKLMVDFFLFFLIPLHGWGRVSSLLLESASSELSMSTSSIDRGSLSTMSGCSELEVQLQPQLQNLLIPMILSQPKSLLASCILPEKSVEAHQVVFMFDLKSSPSYGELMFMERYQEVIQELAQVEHKIENTILDGGSTTVRQTSSGXSALQAIDSAAAAGMIFYSISDVTDKLLSIFRDPIPILQEDFWISSTQMEPTAPLRDILEDLSRPPPPAKAAFDLACTWCQLWKTCKQLLETAEQHLHSSLKSQGQKLDYVLLNSDVIRSFPVVLQQTGKLLNYPFVPAGQTKYNAEEKTGSHPWYSVXLLQMCFPSLTEDCVFNQATFCQEREQIVQTLELPDKDGQQYLFSVKDAILRSQMALWSVERWPLEPCLEILAFCISEPAVPERLLSELRKKLKELQVYQKILDLHSTSMCSDWQTLKSCCADNPPVVMDLILEAKEYELXEEWGCLCPIPREHLINLNQKHLLCLLESGDHEKALQLLQEISDAIVRLDITERSLDEHPSLAASHFLASYLTTHFYRELTATRHYEIQALYVGSKVLLTLPEPYQASYFNLSSSPLFMLEQLLMNMKVDWATVAVQTLYNLLTGQETGFTMEDIDALLSRSAGKALDFPYSLKEKQSARREWVPDEMEITCMMYRSERFTMFNHRHHCRRCGRLVCSSCSTKKMVVEGSKENPAWVCDQCYSHYKKQ is encoded by the exons AAATTCCCCCTGTCTACTTTATGGAGAAGGACAGAGTTTCTTTTGCTATCAGAAGATCTAcaaaataatattccagaagacatCCTTAAG GAA CTGTATGAGGCCATACCACAAGATGATATAGGGCCTTTGACTGACAGCATTAGGAAGGGGGAGAATTGGGCACCCCAGCTTGGCACAAAAGGTGTTTCCACCCTCTGGGACCTCCTGTGGCAGGCACCCCCACAAGCACATGCCCTGCTGGATCTCTTACTTGGAGAGGACAATGGCATAGAAGCCTGTGGCTGGCCTCTGCAGAAACCATTGATTGACTTTAATCAGAAAGCACCAAAATCTCTAAAGGGCCCCAGCCCTATCCCCTCTGGGGTAGCTTATGCCATCTCTGGGACTCTGCGTACACTACGCTGCCCTGCAGAACCACTTGGGGTTGAATGGCATCTCCTGTGTAAGGAGCTCCTTAGAGCTTGCGAAACTGAAGGTGGTCTCCTGCAAGAGGAGCAACTCTTTGGGTGCATGATAAGGAGAGCTAGCTGGAGCCTGGTTGCTGTATGTGGCAGCATCTATGCAGAACAGGTGAAGGAAAAGCCGTTGGGCTCTAAAACGTTGGGAAAAC TTCCATCTGAACATCTGGATCCTGAGAAGGCAATGCTAACTCTGTTCTCCAATCCTAATACAACCCAGGCATGGAAGATGGCCTATTTTTATTGCTTGAGAAGCCACAAACACCTCCTG AAATTGatggtagatttttttctcttctttctaataCCTTTACATGGCTGGGGCAGAGTCTCCAGCCTATTACTAGAAAGTGCAAGTAGTGAACTAAGCATGAGCACCTCAAGTATTGATCGG GGAAGTCTGAGTACCATGTCTGGGTGCAGTGAGCTAGAGGTCCAGCTACAACCCCAACTGCAAAACCTACTTATCCCTATGATACTGTCTCAGCCCAAGTCACTTCTTGCATCTTGTATTCTCCCAGAGAAATCTGTGGAAGCACATCag GTGGTGTTCATGTTTGACCTAAAGTCCTCTCCCAGCTATGGTGAGCTCATGTTTATGGAGCGCTACCAAGAAGTGATCCAAGAGTTGGCCCAAGTAGAGCACAAGATTGAAAACACGATCTTAGATGGAGGCAGTACCACTGTTCGACAAACCAGCAGTGGTTGATCAGCCCTGCAGGCCATTGACAGTGCTGCTGCAGCAG GTATGATATTTTACTCTATTTCTGATGTAACTGACAAACTGCTTAGCATCTTTAGGGACCCCATCCCCATCCTTCAGGAGGACTTCTGGATAAGCAGCACGCAAATGGAACCCACTGCTCCCTTGAGGGACATTCTGGAAGATCTcagccgccccccccccccagctaagGCTGCATTTGACCTAGCCTGCACCTGGTGCCAACTATGGAAAACTTGCAAGCAACTTCTGGAAACAGCTGAGCAACATCTGCACAGCAGCCTCAAGAGCCAAG GTCAAAAGCTTGACTATGTTCTCCTGAACTCTGATGTCATTAGAAGCTTTCCAGTTGTTCTTCAGCAAACTGGCAAACTTCTCAACTACCCTTTTGTGCCAGCAGGACAAACTAaat ACAATGCAGAAGAAAAAACAGGTAGTCACCCTTGGTACAGTG AGCTCCTTCAGATGTGCTTCCCAAGCCTGACAGAGGACTGTGTGTTTAACCAAGCCACCTTCTGCCAGGAGCGAGAGCAGATCGTCCAGACACTAGAGCTTCCAG ATAAAGATGGCCAGCAGTACCTGTTTTCTGTAAAGGATGCAATTCTGAGAAGCCAAATGGCCCTTTGGTCTGTGGAAAGGTGGCCCCTGGAACCTTGCCTAGAAATTTTGGCCTTTTGCATTTCTGAACCAGCTGTCCCAGAAAGATTACTATCAGAGCTGCGTAAAAAGCTGAAGGAGCTACAAGTTTACCAGAAG ATTCTGGATTTGCATTCCACTTCGATGTGCTCTGACTGGCAGACATTGAAGAGTTGTTGTGCTGACAACCCACCAGTGGTCATGGACCTGATTCTAGAGGCAAAG GAATATGAGC TGGAGGAGTGGGGCTGCCTCTGTCCTATTCCAAGAGAACATTTAATCAACTTGAACCAAAAACATCTCCTCTGCCTTCTAGAGAGTGGAGATCATGAAAAAGCCCTCCAG CTCCTTCAGGAAATCTCTGATGCCATCGTGCGCCTTGATATCACAGAACGTTCCCTTGATGAGCATCCCAGCCTGGCTGCCTCTCACTTTTTAGCCAGCTACCTCACCACTCACTTCTACAGGGAACTGACAGCTACTCGACACTATGAGATCCAAGCTCTATACGTGGGGTCCAAG GTTCTGCTGACTTTGCCTGAGCCATACCAGGCCAGCTACTTCAACCTGTCTTCCAGTCCCTTATTCATGTTGGAGCAGCTGCTGATGAACATGAAAGTGGACTgggctactgtggctgtgcaaacCCTATACAACCTGCTGACTGGGCAAGAAACTGGCTTTACTATGGAGGACATTGACGCGCTACTTTCCAGATCTGCAGGGAAAGCACTCGATTTCCCATATTCATTGAAAGAAAAGCAATCAG CTAGGCGGGAGTGGGTACCAGATGAGATGGAAATCACCTGTATGATGTATAGAAGTGAACGTTTCACCATG tttAACCACCGTCATCACTGCCGTCGCTGTGGCAGGCTGGTGTGCAGCTCTTGCTCCACTAAGAAAATGGTTGTAGAGGGCAGCAAAGAGAACCCAGCTTGGGTGTGTGACCAGTGCTACAGCCACTACAAGAAACAGTGA